In Neoarius graeffei isolate fNeoGra1 chromosome 17, fNeoGra1.pri, whole genome shotgun sequence, a single window of DNA contains:
- the LOC132864619 gene encoding dnaJ homolog subfamily B member 13-like yields the protein MGKDYYTTLQINRNATDLDIKQSYRRLALKYHPQNNCQPGASEIFNQLGEAYDVLGDPRKKATYDKFGEEGLRHGIPPESVVSGAWSSGYTYHKNPEETFRQFFGGNNPFADFQTTEVDLSFGGLHGQLVKRQDPPIERDLYLTLEDLYHGCTKKIKISRSVMNEDGQTTSIKDKVLTIMVKPGWKEGTRITFPKEGNQGLNIIPADIIFIVRQKPHPLFVRQNNNLIYTENISLKEALTGFSVDVETLDGKLLNIPVNDIVHPEYSKLVIGEGMPLSSNPAARGDLIIQFNTQFPQNLSAEQKLPIKKALHM from the coding sequence ATGGGAAAAGACTATTACACTACTTTGCAGATTAACCGAAATGCAACTGACTTGGACATTAAACAGTCGTATCGTCGACTAGCACTGAAATATCATCCTCAGAACAACTGCCAGCCAGGTGCTTCTGAAATATTCAACCAACTTGGAGAAGCCTACGATGTTCTGGGTGACCCTCGGAAAAAGGCCACGTATGATAAGTTTGGAGAGGAAGGCCTAAGACATGGAATACCTCCAGAGTCAGTGGTAAGTGGCGCATGGTCATCGGGATACACCTACCATAAAAATCCTGAGGAAACATTCAGACAGTTCTTTGGCGGAAATAATCCTTTCGCTGATTTTCAAACCACAGAAGTGGACCTCAGTTTTGGAGGCCTCCATGGACAGCTGGTGAAAAGGCAGGATCCACCTATTGAACGTGACCTGTATTTAACCTTAGAGGACCTTTACCATGGATGCACCAAAAAGATAAAGATATCCCGAAGTGTGATGAATGAAGATGGTCAGACAACAAGCATCAAAGACAAGGTTTTAACAATCATGGTGAAACCAGGCTGGAAGGAAGGTACAAGGATTACATTCCCTAAAGAGGGTAATCAGGGGCTGAACATCATCCCAGCAGACATCATTTTCATTGTTCGTCAAAAGCCCCACCCCCTGTTTGTCCGTCAAAATAACAACTTGATTTACACAGAAAACATCTCATTGAAGGAGGCATTAACTGGGTTTTCAGTGGATGTGGAGACACTAGATGGCAAACTTCTCAATATTCCTGTCAATGACATTGTACACCCGGAGTACAGCAAGCTGGTGATAGGAGAGGGAATGCCTTTATCCAGCAACCCAGCTGCACGTGGAGACCTGATCATCCAGTTTAATACACAGTTCCCACAGAATCTTTCTGCTGAGCAGAAACTGCCGATTAAGAAAGCCCTCCACATGTGA